A portion of the Thalassotalea sp. LPB0316 genome contains these proteins:
- a CDS encoding chemotaxis protein CheW, which yields MSEQSHEYLTFFVAGEEFGIEILAVQEIRVLRKITELPNKPECVLGVINLRGTIIPIVDLRLRFNKPQVDHGDKTVVIILKQLHEASDNSIGIVVDSVSEVYQVAANQVNLSPSFGNHVDHCFIHGLANVNHKLIVLLDSQKIFDTELLYQANPVSTI from the coding sequence ATGAGTGAGCAAAGTCATGAGTATTTAACCTTCTTTGTCGCCGGCGAAGAATTTGGCATTGAAATTCTTGCCGTACAAGAGATTCGCGTATTGCGAAAAATCACCGAGTTACCCAATAAACCTGAATGTGTCCTAGGAGTGATTAACTTGCGTGGCACCATTATACCTATTGTGGACTTAAGACTTAGATTTAATAAACCACAGGTCGATCACGGCGATAAAACGGTGGTCATTATCTTAAAGCAGCTCCATGAAGCATCTGACAACAGCATAGGCATTGTCGTTGATAGCGTGTCAGAAGTTTACCAAGTCGCAGCTAATCAAGTGAATTTATCACCAAGCTTTGGCAATCACGTTGATCATTGTTTTATTCATGGCCTAGCCAATGTTAACCACAAACTCATCGTATTACTTGATAGTCAAAAAATCTTTGATACTGAACTTTTGTATCAAGCTAACCCAGTATCAACGATTTAG